AGGTTAGTTAGAGATACCAAGGAGAGAGGAAGGACGATGGATTCGGTGATCGAACAATATTTACATGTGGTAAAACCTATGTTCCTTCAGTTTGTTGAACCTTCCAAGAGATATGCAGATATAGTTATTCCTCAAGGTGGACTAAATGACGTAGCGATTGATATAATAGTAAGTAAAATCAAATCAAGAACCTAACTCGTAAAAACTACTCCCCATATTCCCTCTCACCCTAACCCTCTCTCTCCGAGGGGAGAGGAAAGTAAGTGGAAAATAAAGGTGGGGAGGTGAAAAGCATAGGAGAAAAAATTGTTTGAAATGTTAAAGCCAAAAAAATATGTAAATTCAGTGTATAATATAGATTTGTCAAAGTTAAAAAAGGTAAAAAACATTAAAGGTATCATTATTGACTTAGATAACACTTTGGTAGGCTGGGGCGAGAAGGAAATTGACCAAAAAATGATTGATTGGGTCAAAGAAGCAAAAAAAATAGGATTAAAAATATGCATTGTATCCAACACCAATTCTAAAAGGGCTGAAAAATTTGCCAAAATACTTAATATCCCTTATCACTCCAAATATTTTAAACCTTTTAGTATAGCCTTTAATCATGGTCTTAAAATTTTAGATACACCTAAAGCGAAAACCGTAGTAATAGGCGACCAGATATTTACTGATATTTTAGGAGGAAACCGGTTAAAACTGCAAACCATTTTAGTCACTCCATTAGTTAAAAGGGATTCCATAGGAACCTACTTTCAACGCAATTTAGAAAAAATACTACTCTCCTTCTGGATAAAAAAAGGAATAATAAAGAAAGAAATCGGCAATTGGCCAAAGTAAATTAGTATATAGTATATCGTATATAGTATATAGTTAAAGAAAAAAAGAATGAAAGAAAAAGTAGATAATTTTTAAGGTTGAATTATGTCTGACTGCTAAACAGGCAAATAAATAAATAGGATAACTGATTTATAAATAATGTTATTTTGACCATATACTAAAAACTGGATACTCGATACTATCTTTCCCGATTCTGTTTTAATTGGAGACGTAGCGCCCATGTCCCTATTTTATAGATTATTATTAGCCCACATAATAGCAGATTTTCCGATGCAGACTGATCAAATATTCAAAGCCAAGTCCAATACCGAATGGGGAGTATTTATTCACACCCTAATCGTATTGATATTTTCTGTTCTCTTTACTTTTCCTTACTTGGAAGATCCCAAAGTAATAATCATACTGTTAATTATCTTTATATCCCATACGGTGATTGATAAATTAAAGTTGGAATATTCCAAAAAAGTGAAACGCCCGAGCATTAAAATATTATTACTCGATCAAACCTTACACATTTCCATTATTGCGGTGTTAACAATTAATTTTAGTGAAAGTTATTTATTGGTTTCACCGTTTAATAGTGTTTTTTTGAAACACTTGATAGATATTTATAATAATGATATATTGATGGTATATTTAGCAGGATATATCGTTTCGGTATTTTTTATTCCAATTTTGCTTTTACACATGAGAGAAGAAAATGTTCCTGATAATCCTGCGAAATTAAAAGGGTCAAAAATACTAACCATCATCAAACCGGAAAATCAACTATTGGATAAATTTTATCGCTTATTTTTAACTCTTTCGGCACAGTACCTGTATGATAAATATATCCTGATAATTTTTATTTGTTTTGTTATCATCAGCTTTGTTCCTTACCAGAGAAGTGAGGAAAAAATAGAAAAGGTGTATAATTTAAAAAGGATCATCAATTCTTCATTGGCTATATTTGTCGGAATAATATTAAAAATGATCTAATCCCCCACCAGCAAACGTAACGGAGGCATAAAATAGAAATGAAAAGGACAACCGATAGAAGTATTACCGGGAATTTTTTATCAGATTTATTATACGAAAAGAAGTTAATTACCGAGGAACAGTTAGAGAAAATTTTAAAAATTCAGAGAGAGAACGGCGGTAAGGAACTTCAGAAAATCATTATTGACCTGGGAATACTCAAAAAAGACGAAATGATGCTCGCCTTGGCGGATGAAATCGGAGAAAAATATGTCAACTTAAATGATATAACCATTGATCCCACCATCGTTGTTCTAATTCCGGAAGAGATGGCACGAAGACATCAGCTTATTGCTATCGATAAAGATGAAAAAAAATTAACGGTAGCTATGGCAAATCCTTTAGATGTTTTTGCCCACGATGAACTACAGATCAGATTAGGGTATGATATCGAAACAGTACTATCCTACGGTGAGGATATCGATAAAGCCCTGGACGTAGTATTCGGGGTTACTGATGAATGGGATCAAGTCATCGGTAAAATTGAAAATATGCAGGTTACCGTACTAAAAGAAGAAGAAAAAGAAAGAACCGATATATCCGCCATAGCCGAAAGCGAAGAAGCTCCGGTTATTGCCCTGGTCAACTTGGTAATCTTAAGGGCAGTTAAAGAGCGTGCGAGTGATATTCATATTGAGCCCTTTGGTGAGGATATACTTAAAGTTCGTTATCGAATAGACGGAATATTACATGATGTAATGTCTCTTCCCAAAAAACTGCAATTATCGTTAATTTCCCGAATTAAAATAATGTCAGATCTGGATATTGCCGAAAAAAGGTTACCTCAAGACGGCAGGATACAGGTGAATATCGCGGGAAGAAATATTAATATACGAGTATCGGTCTTACCGGCAGTTACCGGAGAGAGTGCAGTTTTAAGAATACTGGATCCCTCAAGCATCTTATTAGAATTAGATGCTTTGGGTTTTTCTTCGAATATTCTTCCTGATTTCTTATCTTTAATAAAAAAACCTAACGGCATTATCCTGGTAACCGGTCCTACCGGAAGTGGAAAATCTACTACCCTATACACCACTCTAAATTTACTCAATTCCACCGAAAAGAAGATCATGACTATAGAGGATCCGGTAGAATATAGATTAAAAGGCATCAGTCAAGTTCAGGCTAAACCTAAAATCGGGCTTAATTTTGCCGCCGGACTAAGAAGTTTCCTGCGGCAAGATCCCGATATTATGCTGGTCGGAGAGATCAGAGATAGAGAAACTGCTGAAATAGCTGTTCAGGCAGCTCTTACCGGACATATTGTGCTGAGTACTCTTCATACCAATGATGCCCCCAGTTCGGTAATAAGATTAATCGATATGGGAATAGAACCCTTTCTAATTTCCTCTTCGGTGGTGGGAATTATCGCTCAAAGATTAGTGAGAACAATATGCCCTAAATGCAAGAAAGCAATTAAAATAACTCCTGATATAAGCAAAATATTGAACGAATATGGAATAAACAGCCAGGAAATCATCTTGTATAAAGGTGAAGGATGCCCTTACTGTAAAGATACCGGATATAAAGGCAGAATTGCTATTTTTGAACTGATGATAATTACAGAAAACATTAGAGATTTAATTAGTAGAAATGTCACTACCGGAAAACTGAGGGAAGCCGCTATTAAAGAAGGTATGATTCAATTAAGGGAAGATGGAATAAGGAAAGTTTGCGAAGGCCTAACCACCATTGAAGAAATTTTGCGAGTCGCCTCATCTTAAGAATGGAAAGGAGTGGATGGAAATAACTCTTGATCAGAACGAAGAAAATAATTTAGAGAAATTAAAAAGGCAAGTTTTACAATTAGATGCTTTAAATAAAATTTCTTTGGAATTAACCAGGACCACCGATTTGGATGGCCTATTAAATAAAATAATAAAATATGCTGCCATTCTGGTAAAAGCAGAAGCCGCTTCCATACTGCTTTTAGATAAAGAAAAGAATGAATTATATTTCAAAGTAAGTCTGGGTAAAAAAAGCCAGGAAATAAAAAAATATAGGGTAAAGGTCGGAGAGGGAATTGCCGGTTGGGTAGCAGAAAAAGGAGAATCTCTGATAGTCAATGATGTTACTCAAGATACAAGATGGCAAAAAAGTATTGATAATGCTACCAGTTTTTCTACTAAATCGATTATTTGTATTCCCTTAGTTTTAGAAGAAAATATTATGGGAGTTATGGAAGTCATCAATCAAAAAGACAAAGAGTTTTTCGATAAGGATGACGAAGAAATCTTGAACTCATTCGCTAACCAAGTAGTTATTGCCCTTTGGAATACAAATATTGTAGAGGATTTAAATAATTATTTTATACATATTACTGAGATATTGATCCAGGCATTGGAAAATGAATCCCTTGGTCCCAAAGGACATTTCATAAGGTTAGCTCGATTGGCCACACAGGTTGGCTATAAACTGGGAATAAGCGGAAAAGATTATAATAATTTATATTATTCTGCTCTATTGCATGACCTGGGAAAAATTAAACTAAGCAGAAATATAGATATTGGCTTCAAAGAAAAAGAGAATTATCATTTGATTCATAGTGATATTAGTTTACACCCCATAGCAGGTGCTAATATGTTAAAACAGATCAATCTATTTAAGGATATCGTTCCCATTGTTAAACATCATCATGAAAATTATGACGGAACCGGCTTTCCCGACGGATTAAGGGGCGAAGAAATCCCTCTTTCCTCACGAATTATAGCAGTAGTTGAAGATTATACCAAAATCCTCTATAATGCACCTATAGAGAGTTATCATGAGAAGGAGAAAGCGGTAAACGAATTACTTTCTCTCGCCGGAAAAAAGTACGACCCGAAAGTTATAAATGCTCTCAAAGAAATTGTACGAGCTTGATTTATCAAGCCCGTAATGAAAAACGGGTTGGATAGATCCGACCCCTGCTTAATGGGTGAATTAATTTATCTGTCAATTGGTGAATTGGAGAATTGGTGAATAAACCAATTGGCAAACTATATAAATCGAGGAGAATCAATTAAATGGCTACTTTTGTCTATAAAGTCAGAGACCGTTCCGGTAAAGTCTTTACCGGAAACATGGAAGGGGACAGTAGAGGTTCTGTTGTCTCCCGTCTAAGAGAAATGGATTATTATATTACTTCGGTTAACCAAAAAAGGAAAAATGTTCTCTTTTCTACACAAATAAAACTTTTCCAAGGCGTAAAACTCAGAGATCTCACCATCTTCTATCGGCAATTTGCGACTATGGTCAATGCCGGTTTAACCCTGGTAAACTCCTTAGATATCTTAACCGAGCAAGTTGAGAATAAAACATTAGCCGATAATCTTAAGGCAGTTAAGGCAGATGTTGAAGCCGGTTCTACCCTAGCAGATGCCATGGCAAAATTTCCTACAGTATTTTCTGAATTATATCTCAGTATGGTTAGAGCAGGGGAAATCGGCGGCGTATTAGATGATATATTAAATAAAATTGCCGATCTAATGGAGAAAGAGTTTGCTCTTAAGCAGAAAATAAAATCTGCTATGTCTTATCCTTCCTTTGTCGCCGGTGCTGCCGTTCTTATGTCGGTTTTTATGTTAGCCTTTATTTTACCACAATTTGTAGGAGTCTTTGCAACGTATGGAGGAAAATTACCTGCTCTTACTCAATTTTTTATTACTTTAACTCAATTATTTAATAAATATTGGTATCTATTTTTTATCGTTCTTGCAGGTTTAGTTGCTGCTTTTTTGGCTTATATAAAGACACCGAATGGTCAATTAAATTTTGATAAAATTAAACTAAGTGCCCCTATAGTTGGTGAAATCAATAGAAAAGGTTCTATTGCCAG
The Candidatus Atribacteria bacterium genome window above contains:
- a CDS encoding YqeG family HAD IIIA-type phosphatase, with the protein product MLKPKKYVNSVYNIDLSKLKKVKNIKGIIIDLDNTLVGWGEKEIDQKMIDWVKEAKKIGLKICIVSNTNSKRAEKFAKILNIPYHSKYFKPFSIAFNHGLKILDTPKAKTVVIGDQIFTDILGGNRLKLQTILVTPLVKRDSIGTYFQRNLEKILLSFWIKKGIIKKEIGNWPK
- a CDS encoding DUF3307 domain-containing protein; its protein translation is MSLFYRLLLAHIIADFPMQTDQIFKAKSNTEWGVFIHTLIVLIFSVLFTFPYLEDPKVIIILLIIFISHTVIDKLKLEYSKKVKRPSIKILLLDQTLHISIIAVLTINFSESYLLVSPFNSVFLKHLIDIYNNDILMVYLAGYIVSVFFIPILLLHMREENVPDNPAKLKGSKILTIIKPENQLLDKFYRLFLTLSAQYLYDKYILIIFICFVIISFVPYQRSEEKIEKVYNLKRIINSSLAIFVGIILKMI
- the gspE gene encoding type II secretion system protein GspE; amino-acid sequence: MKRTTDRSITGNFLSDLLYEKKLITEEQLEKILKIQRENGGKELQKIIIDLGILKKDEMMLALADEIGEKYVNLNDITIDPTIVVLIPEEMARRHQLIAIDKDEKKLTVAMANPLDVFAHDELQIRLGYDIETVLSYGEDIDKALDVVFGVTDEWDQVIGKIENMQVTVLKEEEKERTDISAIAESEEAPVIALVNLVILRAVKERASDIHIEPFGEDILKVRYRIDGILHDVMSLPKKLQLSLISRIKIMSDLDIAEKRLPQDGRIQVNIAGRNINIRVSVLPAVTGESAVLRILDPSSILLELDALGFSSNILPDFLSLIKKPNGIILVTGPTGSGKSTTLYTTLNLLNSTEKKIMTIEDPVEYRLKGISQVQAKPKIGLNFAAGLRSFLRQDPDIMLVGEIRDRETAEIAVQAALTGHIVLSTLHTNDAPSSVIRLIDMGIEPFLISSSVVGIIAQRLVRTICPKCKKAIKITPDISKILNEYGINSQEIILYKGEGCPYCKDTGYKGRIAIFELMIITENIRDLISRNVTTGKLREAAIKEGMIQLREDGIRKVCEGLTTIEEILRVASS
- a CDS encoding GAF domain-containing protein, with amino-acid sequence MEITLDQNEENNLEKLKRQVLQLDALNKISLELTRTTDLDGLLNKIIKYAAILVKAEAASILLLDKEKNELYFKVSLGKKSQEIKKYRVKVGEGIAGWVAEKGESLIVNDVTQDTRWQKSIDNATSFSTKSIICIPLVLEENIMGVMEVINQKDKEFFDKDDEEILNSFANQVVIALWNTNIVEDLNNYFIHITEILIQALENESLGPKGHFIRLARLATQVGYKLGISGKDYNNLYYSALLHDLGKIKLSRNIDIGFKEKENYHLIHSDISLHPIAGANMLKQINLFKDIVPIVKHHHENYDGTGFPDGLRGEEIPLSSRIIAVVEDYTKILYNAPIESYHEKEKAVNELLSLAGKKYDPKVINALKEIVRA
- a CDS encoding type II secretion system F family protein, producing the protein MATFVYKVRDRSGKVFTGNMEGDSRGSVVSRLREMDYYITSVNQKRKNVLFSTQIKLFQGVKLRDLTIFYRQFATMVNAGLTLVNSLDILTEQVENKTLADNLKAVKADVEAGSTLADAMAKFPTVFSELYLSMVRAGEIGGVLDDILNKIADLMEKEFALKQKIKSAMSYPSFVAGAAVLMSVFMLAFILPQFVGVFATYGGKLPALTQFFITLTQLFNKYWYLFFIVLAGLVAAFLAYIKTPNGQLNFDKIKLSAPIVGEINRKGSIARFTRILGTLIKSGVPILEALQVSSNAIGNLVISSAVLGAKTKIKEGQSISSPLAASGVFPPMVTQMIMVGEESGELEEMLVNVAKFYDEEVDRAVERLTALIEPLMMAFIALTVGVMIIAMYLPIFSMI